From a region of the Flavobacterium branchiarum genome:
- a CDS encoding serine hydrolase domain-containing protein, translating to MKKIGVRIVLVFLILLGISCHSLKNTKEPFDIKRNEVYIDSMMNNALEKGFFPGAQIIVGSKDAVFVSKNYGYHNYSKTELVKTEDVYDLASMSKVLGATLVAMHLVGEDKIKLDDKLGDAVVVYKNTAIADLTLFELLTHTTGLKSGIVFYQSLLSTSNGLPLLSSQQSEDYPNLFDNMYVNKTIIYDANYLSFEPKDNYIQIYKNMWLNPEFYKTVYEKIALARTNPRGNYLYSDLNLILAQQMMEAKTGLKLDELAKEIYSELGISKIGYNPLKWTIEQDVIPTEIDNFFRKDTIKGYVHDEAAAILGGVSGNAGLFANVTSISGICQMLLNKGEYKGKQILKSKVVTAFTKSPLAKKGIYRGLGFDKRKPDEFYKKNDFGHTGFTGTFFFMNPDNDRFLIILSNRVNPSRTNKLMYKDDFSPKIWKQINN from the coding sequence ATGAAGAAAATAGGAGTTAGAATCGTACTTGTTTTTTTGATCCTTTTAGGGATTAGTTGCCATTCCCTAAAAAACACAAAAGAGCCTTTTGATATAAAACGAAATGAAGTTTACATTGATTCAATGATGAATAATGCGCTCGAAAAAGGATTTTTCCCAGGAGCACAAATTATTGTAGGAAGTAAAGACGCTGTTTTTGTATCAAAAAATTATGGATATCATAATTATTCAAAAACTGAATTAGTAAAAACAGAGGATGTGTACGATCTAGCTTCTATGTCTAAAGTTTTAGGCGCAACTCTAGTAGCAATGCACTTGGTTGGAGAAGATAAAATAAAGTTAGATGATAAACTGGGAGATGCAGTTGTTGTGTATAAGAACACCGCTATTGCTGATTTAACTCTTTTTGAATTGCTAACTCATACTACAGGTTTAAAATCTGGAATTGTTTTTTATCAAAGTTTACTTTCTACATCAAACGGATTGCCGTTGTTGAGTAGTCAGCAATCAGAGGATTATCCAAACTTATTTGACAATATGTATGTAAATAAGACTATTATTTACGATGCCAACTATTTGTCTTTTGAGCCAAAAGACAATTATATTCAGATATATAAAAATATGTGGTTGAATCCAGAATTTTATAAAACTGTTTATGAAAAAATAGCTTTGGCAAGAACTAATCCTAGAGGTAATTATTTGTATAGTGATCTAAATTTGATTCTTGCACAACAGATGATGGAGGCAAAAACAGGTTTGAAGCTTGACGAATTGGCAAAAGAAATTTATAGTGAATTAGGTATTTCAAAAATTGGATATAATCCTTTGAAATGGACAATAGAGCAAGATGTTATTCCAACTGAAATTGATAATTTTTTTAGAAAGGACACCATTAAAGGATATGTACATGATGAAGCAGCGGCTATTTTAGGAGGTGTTTCTGGCAATGCAGGGTTATTTGCAAACGTAACGTCAATCTCGGGAATATGCCAGATGTTACTCAATAAAGGGGAGTATAAAGGAAAACAAATTTTAAAATCAAAGGTGGTTACTGCCTTTACAAAATCGCCTCTGGCTAAAAAAGGAATTTATCGCGGACTCGGTTTTGACAAGCGTAAACCTGATGAATTTTATAAGAAAAATGATTTTGGGCATACTGGTTTTACGGGAACTTTTTTCTTTATGAATCCTGATAATGATAGGTTTCTAATTATACTTAGTAATCGTGTAAACCCTTCTAGAACCAATAAGTTAATGTACAAAGATGATTTTAGCCCGAAAATTTGGAAACAAATAAACAATTAA
- a CDS encoding beta-N-acetylhexosaminidase yields MKKSILLIAVFLSSLNVLQAQKLDLIPRPVKIEQQQQKVFVIPSSVKVIIDKKIQKSATYIASNFLKNTGINSIVTTGKAHEKNAISFLVDEKMNIPTDGYELNVTKKGVLIKGKSANGVLNGFQTLLQICSAKEVKKGTIPFVKIEDYPRFEWRGMMLDVSRQFFDKGTVKNYIDWLAAHKMNIFHWHLTDDNGWRVEIKSMPDLTKKGAWRGPGEVLLPSYGSGDKRYGGFYTQEDIKEVVAYASDRGVSIMPEIEIPGHSRAVTASYPEIGCVTTQETKSVQGEVKNVWCVGREENYQILDSIIREFTGLFPFDYIHVAGDEVNRANWEQCPKCKALMEKEGYTDTFQLQNYFFKRVEKIVEKYNKKTAGWNEILKGGELSPKTEIFAWQGINYGIESVKKGHSTIMIPGQYMYFDMAQSETERGHRWAAITDTKRAYSYEPIPENDLTPEQQKLIKGVQGALWSEYLDRPTRFMEYQSYPRISALSEIGWSKKEYKNWDDFYSRLTNSHLQRLANMGIAFRDFPPTAIYTNGSITVTPPYEGAVVRYDAEGNEPTRQSLLYTNPIQTKEYEQYQFRTFFNDDTASPAVKVEKLPVATWATSKVETLTISENISENIDKKGIWYLTFNPTTEGTNSGIIRTVSLFENDKLIQAYSEDRALKSKPRLRFVIDNYNDKNTYRLEFTVENKEAKESAAKVNFNCSPYIEPEVKVTSSMVENPKFPFTKLEDYNIESYLRTDVPCVSGDWILYTFANPVTSSKIDVLTGIPHHPRFIINNGYVEYSYNGIDFIKGDSFDYGNASIYPKQPVKAVRIMITGTNNEPIMAGQDLRIYP; encoded by the coding sequence ACAACAAAAAGTGTTTGTCATTCCATCATCAGTAAAGGTTATTATTGATAAAAAAATTCAAAAAAGTGCCACATATATTGCTAGTAATTTTTTAAAAAATACAGGAATAAATTCAATTGTAACAACGGGGAAAGCGCATGAAAAAAATGCAATATCTTTTTTGGTAGATGAAAAAATGAATATCCCTACTGACGGTTATGAATTGAATGTAACAAAAAAAGGAGTACTTATAAAAGGAAAATCTGCAAATGGAGTGCTAAATGGTTTTCAGACTTTACTTCAAATTTGTTCAGCAAAAGAGGTGAAAAAAGGAACGATTCCCTTTGTAAAAATAGAAGACTATCCTCGTTTTGAATGGCGTGGAATGATGCTTGATGTATCAAGACAGTTTTTTGATAAAGGAACCGTTAAGAATTATATTGACTGGTTAGCAGCACACAAGATGAACATTTTTCATTGGCATCTTACAGACGATAATGGCTGGAGAGTAGAAATTAAATCAATGCCAGACTTAACTAAAAAAGGAGCTTGGAGAGGTCCAGGAGAAGTATTGTTGCCATCATACGGATCAGGAGACAAACGCTACGGAGGGTTTTATACACAAGAAGATATAAAAGAAGTGGTTGCTTATGCCTCAGATCGAGGAGTTTCAATTATGCCAGAGATCGAAATCCCAGGACATTCACGTGCAGTAACAGCATCTTATCCTGAAATAGGTTGCGTAACCACACAGGAAACAAAAAGTGTTCAAGGAGAAGTTAAAAATGTTTGGTGTGTAGGTCGAGAAGAAAACTACCAAATTTTAGACTCAATTATTAGAGAATTTACAGGATTATTTCCTTTTGATTATATACATGTTGCAGGAGATGAGGTAAACAGAGCCAATTGGGAGCAATGCCCAAAATGTAAAGCTTTGATGGAAAAAGAAGGATATACAGATACTTTTCAGCTTCAGAATTATTTCTTTAAACGTGTCGAGAAAATTGTTGAGAAATACAATAAAAAAACAGCAGGTTGGAATGAGATTCTGAAAGGGGGAGAACTGAGCCCGAAAACAGAAATTTTTGCATGGCAAGGGATCAACTACGGAATAGAATCTGTTAAGAAAGGACATTCAACTATTATGATTCCTGGGCAATATATGTATTTTGATATGGCACAATCTGAAACGGAACGCGGTCATCGTTGGGCAGCTATTACAGATACAAAAAGAGCTTATTCTTATGAGCCTATTCCTGAGAATGATTTGACGCCAGAGCAACAAAAATTGATCAAAGGAGTTCAAGGAGCTTTATGGAGTGAATATCTAGATCGTCCAACACGATTTATGGAGTACCAAAGTTACCCACGAATCAGTGCTTTGTCGGAAATTGGATGGTCTAAAAAAGAATATAAAAACTGGGATGATTTCTACAGTAGGTTAACGAATAGCCATTTACAACGTTTGGCAAATATGGGAATTGCTTTTAGAGATTTTCCGCCTACAGCGATTTATACAAACGGAAGTATTACTGTTACACCGCCTTATGAAGGAGCAGTTGTACGTTATGATGCAGAAGGAAATGAACCTACAAGACAATCACTTTTGTATACAAATCCAATTCAGACAAAAGAATATGAGCAATACCAGTTTCGTACTTTTTTCAATGATGATACAGCAAGTCCAGCAGTAAAAGTAGAAAAATTACCAGTGGCAACTTGGGCTACTTCAAAAGTAGAGACTTTAACTATCTCAGAGAATATTTCGGAAAACATCGACAAAAAAGGAATTTGGTATTTAACGTTTAACCCAACAACAGAAGGAACAAATAGTGGAATAATAAGAACAGTTTCACTTTTTGAAAACGATAAGTTAATACAAGCGTATTCTGAAGATAGAGCATTAAAATCAAAACCTCGTTTGCGATTTGTAATTGATAATTATAATGATAAAAACACGTATCGCTTGGAATTTACGGTTGAAAATAAAGAAGCAAAAGAATCTGCTGCAAAAGTAAATTTCAATTGCTCGCCTTATATAGAACCAGAGGTAAAAGTAACTTCATCGATGGTTGAAAACCCAAAATTTCCATTCACAAAATTAGAAGATTATAATATAGAAAGCTATTTGCGTACAGATGTTCCATGTGTAAGTGGAGACTGGATTTTATACACTTTTGCTAATCCTGTAACTTCTTCTAAAATTGATGTGTTGACAGGAATTCCACATCATCCTAGATTCATTATCAACAATGGATATGTCGAGTATTCATATAACGGTATTGATTTTATAAAAGGAGATAGTTTTGATTATGGAAATGCATCCATTTATCCAAAACAACCTGTTAAAGCAGTGAGGATTATGATTACAGGAACAAATAATGAGCCTATTATGGCAGGTCAGGATTTAAGAATTTACCCTTGA